One Spinacia oleracea cultivar Varoflay chromosome 4, BTI_SOV_V1, whole genome shotgun sequence DNA segment encodes these proteins:
- the LOC110794736 gene encoding uncharacterized protein: protein MHPSSSSVMNVPPKGDSARYSNGSNFSDEEAGIFMTIDNEKGAEFFAIEPPRAVLSRNSSEREKQISVDPISLQGSTTTIRQASFRLVSPPTNSINYGSGPNASPPPKLKFVSTNSSPESASKKMNRVQSVMDDVHLAMAESNTRKSKSLGEGRTSGPADDFDLWLEKSNQHSAKDQSNSTNNNKHFNGGLSKPPLGPGNADRHNSTMKKSKSRDSDYPEDKFKCGKLCLFLPRGKGKTVRSISSTSTVLTQASCKTEPMAISRRVSLEKFECGSWASSLDNDEGESANLFFDLPMELLRCSVSDMQSPVTAAFVFDNDDDNGNHDNNNNNNKDKDIEVDFNAFLEAQS, encoded by the coding sequence atgcatccttcttcttcttctgtcATGAACGTACCCCCTAAAGGCGACAGTGCTCGGTACTCCAATGGCAGCAACTTCAGTGATGAAGAGGCTGGTATTTTCATGACAATTGATAACGAAAAGGGAGCTGAGTTCTTTGCCATAGAGCCTCCTAGGGCCGTACTTTCTAGGAATAGCTCGGAAAGGGAGAAACAAATCTCGGTTGATCCTATTTCCTTACAAGGTTCAACCACAACAATAAGGCAAGCTAGTTTCCGGCTAGTTTCTCCTCCTACTAATTCTATTAATTACGGTTCTGGCCCTAATGCTTCACCACCTCCAAAACTCAAGTTTGTGAGCACCAATTCCTCCCCGGAAAGTGCGTCTAAGAAGATGAATAGGGTGCAGTCTGTGATGGATGACGtgcacctcgctatggcggagtCTAACACACGGAAGAGCAAGTCGCTTGGGGAAGGTAGAACAAGTGGGCCCGCGGATGACTTTGATCTTTGGCTTGAGAAATCAAACCAACACTCAGCAAAAGATCAAAGCAATAGTACTAATAACAATAAGCATTTTAATGGCGGCTTGTCTAAGCCACCACTTGGGCCCGGAAATGCAGACCGCCATAACAGTACGATGAAAAAGAGTAAAAGTCGAGACTCTGATTACCCCGAGGATAAGTTTAAGTGTGGGAAGTTGTGCCTATTTCTTCCTAGAGGGAAAGGGAAGACTGTAAGATCAATCTCATCAACATCAACGGTTTTGACACAAGCATCGTGTAAGACCGAACCAATGGCTATATCGAGGAGAGTCTCGTTGGAGAAGTTTGAGTGCGGGTCATGGGCTTCGTCGTTGGATAATGACGAGGGAGAATCTGCAAACCTTTTCTTTGATTTGCCAATGGAGCTGCTTAGGTGTAGTGTGAGTGATATGCAGTCACCAGTTACAGCTGCCTTTGTGTTCGATAACGATGATGACAATGGCAAccacgacaacaacaacaataataataaagacaAAGATATCGAGGTGGACTTCAATGCCTTCCTAGAAGCACAAAGTTAG